A genomic segment from Candidatus Brocadia sinica JPN1 encodes:
- a CDS encoding cytochrome c biogenesis protein ResB: MKNGKQNQPRTIMETKDASQQIIQKRANRYGQKDTNKVWDFFCSVKLAVVIILIMVVACILGTVILQEKTLDEYTARYGYGLATFFRITQLSNVFYSYWFSFLLVLLCANLICCTIKRWRNTFLQTGFILTHLSLVLILIGGVVKFQLGVKGGVNVYEGKSVDYFLTQMINRQGKLDYVKKDLPFSIALDDFILEKNEPKFQLVSYVKSKDRQKVLDVKLGKRQRVPGSEYGVTIKDYIPDAELQQEPINTSDKPENPAIFVRLMGSENVAAEGWLLAHDRNYYEDRKQNLRIEYIWLPSQTELDKAISSLETGHAKLSVAIAGQGLSQDYSLELNKVFKFEGTEYSIRMLQYVLNYGDKRPLNEQPSDNPAVQVEINGPEGAETRWVFEKFPDWDKMHPAKYKNVKLTCSGIASIYTAKNTIRIFQSPEGKQVIVYIKDNRVVETMPWELGKKYTIAGTGNQITIANYFPSFDFKKEVIKKSDTVGTPAIYVEVDGPSGKADDWLFSNNQYATWYTDNNLALVYESTGESIKHFTSKLRIVENGQTVAEKIIRVNDPLKHRGYVIYQSSYDPEAGNFSGLQIVKDPGIPVVYSGFGALCFGVIFIFYIKPFLRKNKKRGGGTIK, from the coding sequence ATGAAAAATGGAAAACAGAATCAACCTCGCACAATAATGGAAACAAAAGATGCTTCTCAACAAATCATCCAGAAACGGGCAAACCGATACGGGCAAAAGGATACCAACAAAGTTTGGGATTTTTTTTGTTCAGTAAAACTTGCAGTAGTAATTATTTTGATTATGGTTGTGGCGTGTATTCTTGGTACGGTGATCTTGCAGGAAAAAACCCTTGATGAATATACTGCAAGATATGGGTACGGACTGGCAACTTTTTTCAGAATAACACAATTGTCGAATGTCTTTTACTCCTACTGGTTTTCATTCCTGCTGGTATTACTTTGTGCCAACCTCATTTGCTGTACTATCAAACGGTGGAGAAATACCTTCCTGCAGACCGGCTTTATACTTACCCATCTCAGCCTTGTTTTAATATTGATCGGCGGAGTTGTAAAATTTCAACTTGGTGTAAAGGGCGGCGTAAATGTTTACGAGGGGAAATCGGTGGATTATTTTCTTACACAAATGATTAATCGGCAAGGGAAATTGGATTACGTAAAGAAAGATTTACCATTTTCTATTGCTTTAGATGATTTCATCCTGGAAAAAAATGAACCAAAATTTCAGCTTGTGTCCTATGTGAAGAGCAAAGACCGTCAAAAAGTGTTGGACGTTAAACTTGGGAAAAGACAACGAGTTCCTGGGTCGGAGTATGGGGTGACCATCAAGGACTATATTCCAGATGCAGAATTACAACAGGAACCGATAAATACGTCAGACAAACCCGAGAACCCTGCTATTTTTGTAAGACTGATGGGGTCAGAAAATGTTGCCGCAGAGGGGTGGTTGTTGGCTCATGACCGTAACTATTATGAGGATAGAAAACAAAATTTACGAATAGAATATATCTGGCTGCCTTCCCAGACGGAGTTAGATAAAGCCATTAGTTCTCTTGAGACCGGGCATGCAAAGTTATCTGTAGCGATAGCTGGTCAGGGATTGTCTCAGGACTATTCTCTGGAGTTAAATAAAGTTTTTAAATTTGAAGGAACTGAATACTCGATAAGAATGTTACAATATGTGCTTAATTACGGAGATAAAAGGCCTTTAAATGAACAGCCGTCGGATAATCCAGCTGTTCAAGTAGAAATCAATGGCCCGGAAGGCGCCGAAACCCGTTGGGTATTTGAGAAATTTCCCGACTGGGATAAAATGCATCCTGCGAAATATAAAAATGTAAAACTGACCTGTAGCGGAATTGCCAGTATCTATACGGCAAAAAATACCATAAGAATTTTTCAGTCACCCGAAGGAAAACAGGTAATTGTATATATAAAGGATAACCGAGTTGTAGAAACCATGCCATGGGAATTGGGAAAAAAGTACACTATTGCTGGTACGGGTAATCAGATTACCATAGCTAATTATTTCCCATCCTTCGATTTCAAAAAAGAAGTTATAAAAAAATCTGATACGGTTGGAACACCAGCGATCTATGTTGAGGTTGATGGCCCTAGCGGGAAAGCCGATGATTGGTTGTTCTCCAATAATCAATACGCCACCTGGTATACCGATAATAATCTTGCGCTCGTTTATGAATCCACGGGTGAGTCAATCAAGCACTTCACGAGTAAGTTGCGAATCGTGGAAAACGGTCAAACCGTAGCGGAAAAAATCATCAGGGTGAACGATCCTTTGAAGCATAGAGGATATGTCATTTATCAATCAAGTTATGATCCTGAAGCCGGAAATTTTTCCGGTTTGCAAATTGTTAAGGATCCTGGCATTCCGGTAGTCTATTCAGGTTTTGGTGCATTGTGTTTTGGAGTTATATTTATATTTTACATAAAGCCATTTCTGCGAAAAAACAAAAAAAGAGGCGGAGGGACAATAAAATGA
- the ccsB gene encoding c-type cytochrome biogenesis protein CcsB, which yields MSLINITLIVYVIASVSYIVREIWGSKATRWTSLGLLILAFCLNLAMVAKRSIEAGHPPFSNLYESLIFYACCTAFVYIIFEFVYNFRVVGALASVLTMLILLYATLQDDTIRPIMPALKSNWMLVHVVTYMLGYAAFGISFVTSIIFLVVKPFARKGKENKENEEGKEILPRNFDKLSYKIVAFGFPFLTLGMVTGAVWAKKAWGDYWSWDPKETWSLITWLAYLVYLHTPLVLPKMNINKSKASVILSFWLLFAFGIVNFTFVGLNYLPSAADSEHIYGSK from the coding sequence ATGAGTTTAATCAATATCACTTTGATTGTATATGTAATAGCGTCCGTTAGCTACATAGTAAGAGAGATTTGGGGATCCAAAGCCACAAGATGGACTTCTCTTGGATTACTCATTCTGGCATTTTGTCTGAATCTGGCGATGGTGGCAAAACGTTCTATAGAAGCGGGTCATCCACCCTTTTCTAACTTATATGAATCGCTCATTTTTTATGCCTGCTGCACGGCCTTTGTCTATATTATATTCGAATTTGTTTATAACTTTAGGGTCGTTGGCGCCCTGGCATCCGTCCTGACGATGTTAATATTGCTCTATGCAACACTTCAGGATGATACCATAAGACCTATTATGCCGGCATTGAAGAGTAACTGGATGTTGGTACATGTTGTTACCTATATGCTTGGATATGCTGCTTTTGGCATTTCGTTCGTAACAAGTATAATATTTTTGGTTGTTAAACCTTTTGCCAGAAAAGGTAAAGAAAACAAGGAAAATGAGGAAGGAAAGGAAATATTACCAAGAAATTTCGATAAGTTAAGCTATAAAATAGTTGCTTTTGGATTTCCTTTTCTTACCTTGGGTATGGTTACTGGTGCGGTTTGGGCAAAAAAGGCGTGGGGCGATTACTGGTCGTGGGATCCTAAAGAGACGTGGTCTTTGATTACATGGCTTGCATACTTAGTTTATCTACACACCCCCCTTGTTTTACCGAAAATGAACATTAATAAATCGAAGGCCTCTGTTATTTTATCGTTCTGGTTACTCTTCGCTTTTGGAATAGTAAACTTTACTTTTGTGGGTTTAAACTATTTACCTTCCGCAGCCGATAGTGAACACATTTACGGGTCCAAATAG
- a CDS encoding acylphosphatase, translating into MTRAHVYVHGRVQGVFFRASTRDMARVFGVKGWVKNCVDGGVEAVFEGKKDAVDKMVTWCRKGPVVAFVENIDVCWEEYSDEFDEFSVVY; encoded by the coding sequence ATGACAAGGGCACATGTTTATGTACACGGCAGGGTTCAAGGAGTATTCTTTCGTGCTTCTACAAGGGACATGGCTAGAGTCTTTGGCGTTAAAGGATGGGTAAAGAATTGTGTAGATGGTGGTGTTGAAGCTGTCTTTGAAGGTAAAAAAGATGCCGTTGATAAGATGGTAACCTGGTGCAGAAAAGGCCCTGTTGTCGCTTTTGTTGAAAATATCGATGTATGCTGGGAAGAATACTCCGATGAATTCGATGAATTCTCGGTAGTTTATTAA
- a CDS encoding DUF167 domain-containing protein — MLDIVTTNSGVILSVRTQPGSSKNRIIGEYGGRLKLAVTAAPEKGKANKAVIELLADTLHINESSIHIISGESSRDKKLMIEGLAPEDLKSLLNLRS; from the coding sequence ATGCTTGATATTGTTACTACAAACTCAGGCGTTATTCTATCCGTCAGAACCCAACCCGGTTCAAGCAAAAACCGCATTATAGGTGAGTACGGGGGACGTTTAAAATTAGCCGTTACTGCAGCCCCGGAAAAAGGGAAGGCAAACAAGGCCGTAATTGAACTGCTGGCAGATACACTTCATATTAATGAATCGTCTATTCATATTATTTCAGGAGAATCTTCGAGAGATAAGAAATTAATGATCGAGGGATTAGCCCCTGAAGATTTAAAATCCCTGCTGAATCTTCGATCTTAA
- the ileS gene encoding isoleucine--tRNA ligase — protein MDYKNTLNLPTTQFPMKADLLRKEPEIQKKWEKEQLYEQVRKARAGREKYILHDGPPYPTGELHIGTGLNKILKDFIVRFHTMKGYDAPYIPGWDCHGLPIEHRVMQDVGEERKNLTKPEIRKKCKKYAEKFVKLQRTQFKTLGVLGDWEHPYLTFDPQYEAGIIEVFGKLVEKGYVYRSKKPVHWCPNELGQTTLAEAELDYREETPSPSIYVNFKLTDGIDNLFKGADSNNSYIMIWTTTPWTLPANVAVAIHPEYEYIAIRYLNPKTQKKEITILADKRAELIMSALGIKDYECLGKVQGRLLEGIRYRHPFIDRIGSVVLADYVTLSDGTGCVHTAPGHGQEDYLTGIKYHLPLLSPVDEKGNFTKEAGEFAGLNILKEGNDAIIKKLEMLGALLDKKDIAHSYPHCWRCDDPVIFRATEQWFVSLDYNNLRQRVLDEIKRTKWIPSWGENRMAKMISERPDWCISRQRSWGVPIPAFHCKDCRQAHINTNTINYVRDRFEKEGADIWFYKDVSYFLPSDTKCSQCGGDRFEKEMDIFDVWFESGSSHHAVLHKRAELSYPADLYLEGTDQHRGWFQLSLLPSVGAWDKAPFQSVLTHGFVVDEQGKKMSKSRGNFISVEDALKEFGADVLRLWTSSLDYQNDMSVSRNLIIRCSDAYRRVRNTFRYLLSNLYDFDPRINIIAYEGLLEIDRWALHKTQELIKNVTSAYESLQFHRVFHNIYNFCSVEMSAFYLDILKDRSYTFPKNSRERRAAQTVMYYILLNLVKLSAPIIVHTAEEVWSAIIHKGEDVSSIHLTTFPKEIPVWTDNSLNERWEKLINMRTDVARELEKMRAAKLIGNSLEASVNLYTENEDLWQFLKSYEKDLPMILIVSEVKLDRNITSGAVKGELTGNLWIECSVSQHKKCERCWNLRESVGTVKEHPTICARCVTALQ, from the coding sequence ATGGATTATAAAAATACACTCAACCTGCCTACTACTCAATTCCCCATGAAGGCAGATTTGCTGAGAAAAGAACCCGAAATCCAGAAAAAATGGGAAAAGGAGCAACTCTACGAACAAGTTCGCAAGGCACGTGCAGGCAGAGAAAAATATATCCTACACGATGGCCCCCCTTACCCGACCGGCGAATTACACATCGGTACCGGCTTGAATAAAATATTAAAAGATTTCATTGTGCGCTTTCACACAATGAAGGGTTATGATGCGCCTTATATCCCTGGCTGGGATTGTCACGGCCTGCCGATTGAACACCGCGTAATGCAGGATGTTGGTGAAGAAAGGAAAAATTTAACCAAACCAGAAATTCGGAAAAAATGCAAAAAATATGCAGAGAAATTTGTAAAACTCCAAAGAACTCAATTTAAGACGCTGGGGGTACTGGGAGACTGGGAACATCCGTACCTGACCTTTGATCCTCAATATGAAGCAGGTATCATTGAGGTATTTGGAAAACTGGTTGAAAAGGGATATGTGTATCGAAGCAAAAAACCCGTCCACTGGTGTCCCAATGAACTTGGACAAACGACCCTTGCCGAAGCAGAACTTGACTATAGAGAAGAAACTCCCAGTCCATCCATTTATGTAAACTTTAAACTCACCGACGGTATCGACAATTTATTCAAAGGTGCAGACAGCAATAATTCGTATATCATGATATGGACAACTACCCCCTGGACACTTCCGGCAAACGTTGCAGTCGCCATCCACCCTGAATATGAATATATAGCCATTCGTTATTTGAATCCCAAAACGCAAAAGAAAGAAATTACAATCCTTGCCGATAAGAGGGCTGAATTAATCATGTCTGCGTTAGGAATCAAGGATTACGAATGCCTCGGCAAGGTACAAGGGCGTTTATTGGAGGGTATAAGATACCGGCATCCTTTTATAGACAGAATAGGTTCTGTAGTATTGGCAGACTATGTAACCTTATCTGATGGGACGGGCTGTGTTCACACAGCGCCAGGACATGGCCAGGAAGATTATCTTACCGGCATTAAATATCATTTACCCCTGTTAAGTCCCGTTGATGAAAAGGGTAATTTTACCAAAGAGGCAGGTGAATTTGCCGGGCTCAATATCTTAAAAGAAGGAAACGACGCGATAATTAAAAAACTGGAGATGTTAGGGGCGTTGCTTGATAAAAAAGACATTGCTCACTCCTATCCCCATTGTTGGCGATGTGATGATCCGGTTATTTTCAGGGCAACGGAGCAGTGGTTTGTCAGTCTTGATTATAACAACCTGCGTCAAAGGGTATTGGATGAGATAAAGCGGACGAAATGGATACCTTCCTGGGGCGAGAATCGTATGGCAAAGATGATTTCGGAACGCCCTGATTGGTGTATCTCCCGGCAGCGCTCATGGGGTGTGCCAATTCCCGCCTTTCATTGTAAAGATTGCCGTCAGGCACATATAAATACAAACACAATCAATTATGTGAGAGACAGATTTGAGAAGGAAGGGGCCGATATCTGGTTTTATAAGGATGTATCTTATTTTTTACCGTCTGATACGAAATGCTCTCAATGTGGGGGTGACCGGTTCGAAAAAGAAATGGATATCTTCGATGTCTGGTTCGAGTCTGGATCGAGCCACCATGCTGTTTTACACAAGCGTGCCGAATTATCGTATCCAGCCGACCTTTACCTGGAAGGGACGGACCAACACCGCGGATGGTTTCAGCTTTCATTACTTCCATCGGTTGGTGCATGGGATAAGGCGCCTTTCCAATCTGTTTTAACACACGGATTTGTTGTTGATGAACAGGGAAAAAAGATGTCCAAATCCCGTGGAAATTTCATCTCGGTTGAAGACGCCTTGAAGGAATTTGGCGCTGACGTACTCAGGTTATGGACTTCTTCTCTGGACTATCAAAATGATATGAGCGTGTCTCGTAATTTAATCATCAGGTGTTCAGATGCTTACAGACGGGTTCGTAACACGTTCAGATATCTGCTCAGCAACCTTTACGATTTTGATCCAAGGATAAATATCATAGCCTATGAAGGATTACTGGAGATAGACCGCTGGGCATTGCATAAGACACAAGAATTAATTAAGAACGTTACGTCGGCCTATGAGTCGTTACAGTTTCACCGTGTTTTTCATAATATCTACAATTTTTGTTCGGTGGAAATGAGCGCCTTTTATCTGGATATTTTGAAGGACAGGTCTTATACCTTTCCAAAAAATTCAAGAGAGCGACGCGCTGCACAGACGGTGATGTATTACATCCTGTTAAACCTTGTTAAATTATCCGCACCGATTATTGTTCACACTGCGGAAGAAGTATGGTCAGCAATTATCCATAAGGGTGAGGACGTCTCCAGTATTCATTTGACGACATTTCCAAAAGAAATTCCTGTCTGGACAGACAACTCTCTCAACGAAAGATGGGAGAAGCTAATCAACATGAGAACCGATGTGGCAAGGGAACTGGAAAAGATGCGTGCTGCCAAGTTGATAGGCAACTCATTGGAGGCATCTGTCAATCTTTATACAGAAAACGAAGACCTCTGGCAATTTCTCAAAAGCTACGAAAAAGACCTTCCGATGATACTTATTGTGTCTGAGGTAAAACTGGACAGGAATATCACATCCGGAGCGGTGAAGGGGGAATTAACCGGAAATCTCTGGATAGAATGCAGTGTGTCCCAACACAAAAAATGTGAAAGGTGCTGGAACTTGAGAGAGAGTGTGGGAACCGTTAAGGAACATCCTACCATATGTGCCCGGTGTGTTACCGCACTTCAATAA
- a CDS encoding carboxypeptidase regulatory-like domain-containing protein codes for MKNTSFIPVYCLIIICSIFGLWINLAFATPLPVVATTCEATDVTSNSATLHGKVGNYTGDPVQLTIWFMYGTARDNYSDTSTSATQIVSGGTTIPVGIGISGLSPNTTYYYRIVEQSNEFGESMGREKSFTTLSATPTVTVTPTPFPTSNCTIPGRVINAITKKGIKNAWISGTSSYVATTDADGYYSWYDDNESRLELCCGGAYTLTASADGYKSLSQLIDIEPCSPRTLDFELQPITTPTPIVTPTPWLITEDATNITSNSATLNATVPLVVGYIYFEYGTVSGSYASSVDAVREDISDKVNANIIGLSPATTYYNRVVVFEKPPGGYTYGNEKSFTTLAATPTVTPTPVCEAETIEAFPKTLKLRKEESGNMTVTVTSSEGCPVAGETVTSKIKSGKKRISISPQSTDTNVNGQAIFTITATKKTGNAKVKFETTSGLKTTVTVKVRR; via the coding sequence ATGAAAAACACCTCTTTTATCCCTGTCTATTGTTTGATAATTATTTGCAGCATTTTCGGTTTATGGATAAATTTGGCATTTGCCACGCCATTACCGGTGGTTGCGACGACGTGTGAAGCAACGGATGTAACATCAAACTCGGCAACCTTGCATGGGAAAGTTGGTAATTATACCGGAGATCCCGTCCAACTAACAATATGGTTTATGTATGGGACGGCTCGTGACAATTACAGTGATACATCTACATCTGCAACACAAATTGTGAGCGGAGGTACCACAATACCGGTGGGCATTGGCATAAGTGGGTTGTCTCCTAACACAACTTATTATTATAGGATTGTAGAACAGTCTAATGAGTTTGGCGAGTCCATGGGAAGGGAAAAATCTTTTACTACATTATCAGCGACACCCACAGTAACAGTTACACCAACACCATTTCCAACCTCTAATTGTACTATACCTGGCAGGGTGATAAATGCAATAACGAAAAAAGGTATTAAAAATGCATGGATTAGTGGTACTAGTTCCTATGTAGCTACCACTGATGCGGATGGTTATTATAGTTGGTACGATGACAATGAGTCACGTCTTGAATTATGTTGTGGAGGTGCTTATACTCTTACTGCATCAGCAGATGGTTACAAATCGTTATCGCAACTTATTGACATAGAGCCTTGTAGTCCTCGAACATTAGATTTTGAGTTACAACCCATTACAACACCTACTCCAATAGTAACACCAACACCATGGCTGATAACAGAGGATGCAACAAATATAACATCAAACTCGGCAACCCTTAATGCAACAGTCCCTTTGGTAGTAGGATATATATATTTTGAATACGGTACTGTAAGCGGTTCGTATGCCAGTTCTGTAGATGCTGTAAGGGAAGATATATCAGATAAGGTGAATGCAAACATAATCGGATTATCACCAGCAACGACTTATTACAATAGAGTAGTTGTATTCGAGAAGCCACCGGGTGGTTACACATATGGAAATGAAAAATCCTTTACTACGTTAGCTGCAACGCCTACAGTAACACCTACGCCTGTATGCGAAGCTGAAACTATAGAGGCATTTCCCAAAACACTGAAACTCAGGAAGGAAGAGAGTGGTAACATGACGGTAACGGTGACGAGCAGCGAAGGTTGCCCGGTTGCGGGTGAAACGGTAACGTCGAAGATTAAGTCTGGTAAGAAGCGTATATCGATCTCACCGCAAAGTACGGATACGAACGTTAACGGCCAGGCCATATTTACGATTACGGCTACGAAGAAGACCGGTAACGCAAAGGTCAAATTCGAGACCACCAGTGGATTGAAGACAACGGTAACTGTGAAGGTGAGAAGATAA